In the Candidatus Saccharimonas aalborgensis genome, one interval contains:
- a CDS encoding queuosine precursor transporter, whose protein sequence is MFLFAKKHVHVYELLSGLFVMTLIVSNIASVKMVHAGPLVFDAGTILFPLAYIVGDIVTEVYGYRKMRSLLYVGIMTLLLTSVTFWLVGMLPADVSWTNQSSYDAILGVVWRIVAASIAAIFIGELINSYVLVTLKIKTKGKRLWARLVGSSGVGSLVDTTVFSLLAFGGTMPADTMVQLIATVFCIKIVTEIAVSPLTMRVIHYIKKHEKLDSFEAPARYLVD, encoded by the coding sequence ATGTTTCTGTTTGCCAAAAAACATGTCCATGTCTATGAACTCTTATCGGGACTATTTGTGATGACGCTTATCGTCAGCAATATTGCCAGTGTCAAGATGGTGCATGCTGGACCACTAGTATTTGATGCGGGAACCATACTGTTTCCGCTGGCGTATATCGTGGGTGATATCGTGACAGAGGTATATGGATATCGCAAGATGCGGTCACTCCTCTACGTAGGCATCATGACGCTTCTCTTGACTAGTGTAACCTTTTGGTTAGTCGGTATGCTGCCGGCAGATGTAAGCTGGACAAATCAATCATCGTATGATGCCATCCTGGGAGTAGTATGGCGGATCGTTGCAGCTAGTATCGCCGCGATATTTATCGGTGAATTGATCAATAGCTACGTCCTCGTAACGCTCAAGATTAAGACAAAGGGCAAGCGTCTCTGGGCGCGTCTTGTTGGCAGTTCTGGTGTCGGTAGTCTCGTTGATACCACAGTCTTTTCGCTCCTCGCGTTCGGCGGCACGATGCCGGCCGATACGATGGTTCAGCTTATCGCCACCGTCTTTTGTATCAAGATAGTCACCGAAATAGCGGTGTCACCACTCACCATGCGTGTCATTCACTACATCAAGAAGCACGAAAAACTCGATAGCTTCGAAGCACCGGCACGCTACTTGGTTGACTAA
- the tgt gene encoding tRNA guanosine(34) transglycosylase Tgt, translating into MKHALTFEITDRLEGTLARAGIIHTPHGAIETPAFIVGGTKATVKAITPEQIKEYGGQAVLANTYHLMLRPGTAIIKQAGGLSKFMNWNGPTFTDSGGFQVFSLGVAYKKGIDAVAHTERGDAAKAVKSSDQLVKITERGAHFRSHYDGQKLLMTPESSMELQHEIGADIHMAFDECPAPLAPPYYLVEALERTHAWAERCLTRHQELNKEHEKNGEPLQALYGVVQGARDEKPRKQSAAFLGARDFDGYGIGGVFETSEIPTVVKWVDETLPDDKPRHLLGMGAQPADLFLGVEYGVDTFDCVAPTRQARNGALYTYDGRINIINTRYKTDFAPIDGECDCYTCLHYTRAYINHLFKSDEILGATLASIHNERFVVRTVDQIRQSLKDKTFFELKKRFLHRYYGDTPPVGVIVE; encoded by the coding sequence ATGAAACACGCACTGACATTTGAAATTACCGATCGGCTCGAAGGCACCCTAGCCCGCGCCGGCATCATCCATACACCGCACGGAGCTATAGAAACTCCGGCATTTATCGTCGGTGGTACAAAAGCGACGGTCAAGGCCATCACTCCTGAACAAATCAAGGAGTACGGCGGCCAAGCTGTCCTCGCCAATACCTACCACCTGATGCTACGACCGGGCACCGCTATCATCAAACAAGCAGGTGGCCTCTCAAAATTTATGAACTGGAACGGGCCGACATTTACAGACAGCGGTGGCTTTCAGGTCTTTAGCCTCGGTGTCGCCTACAAAAAAGGCATCGACGCTGTCGCCCATACAGAGCGTGGCGATGCAGCCAAGGCGGTCAAATCGAGCGATCAGCTCGTCAAGATCACTGAGCGCGGCGCGCATTTTCGCAGCCACTATGATGGCCAAAAGCTCCTCATGACACCAGAGAGCAGCATGGAGCTCCAGCACGAGATTGGTGCAGATATTCATATGGCATTCGACGAATGTCCCGCGCCACTCGCGCCTCCTTACTATCTTGTCGAAGCGCTGGAGCGCACGCATGCCTGGGCTGAGCGTTGCCTGACTCGTCATCAGGAGTTAAACAAAGAACATGAAAAAAATGGCGAACCGCTTCAAGCCTTGTACGGCGTTGTTCAGGGGGCAAGAGACGAGAAACCCCGCAAACAATCAGCAGCCTTCCTCGGTGCCCGTGACTTCGATGGCTACGGCATCGGCGGTGTCTTTGAGACGAGTGAGATTCCTACTGTTGTCAAATGGGTCGATGAGACCCTTCCTGATGACAAACCGCGCCATCTGCTCGGCATGGGAGCACAACCGGCCGATCTCTTCCTTGGCGTCGAGTACGGCGTCGATACCTTCGACTGTGTTGCGCCTACTCGTCAAGCGCGAAACGGCGCACTCTACACCTACGATGGCCGTATCAATATCATCAATACGCGCTACAAGACAGATTTTGCCCCCATCGATGGCGAGTGCGACTGCTACACCTGTCTGCACTACACCCGCGCCTATATTAATCACCTCTTTAAGTCTGATGAGATCCTCGGCGCGACGCTAGCGAGTATCCACAATGAACGCTTTGTGGTGCGAACTGTCGATCAGATCCGTCAATCGCTCAAAGACAAAACGTTCTTTGAACTAAAAAAACGATTTCTCCATCGTTACTATGGCGACACGCCCCCAGTAGGCGTCATAGTAGAGTAA